In Candidatus Mycalebacterium zealandia, one DNA window encodes the following:
- a CDS encoding DNA-3-methyladenine glycosylase I — MKESAPRKRCDWAQGSDLLARYHDSEWGTPLHDDLRHFEFLLLDGAQAGLSWRTILNKRENYSVAFDSFNPQKISRYKDAKINKLLADEGIVRNRLKIHSAIKNARVFLQIQKEFGSFDSYVWRFTGGKTKVNKWKTQCQMPARTKESDALSSDLKKRGMSFVGTTIIYAYMQSAGMVNDHLVSCFRHKECE; from the coding sequence GTGAAAGAATCCGCTCCCCGTAAACGGTGCGATTGGGCGCAAGGAAGCGATTTGCTTGCCCGCTATCATGACAGCGAATGGGGAACACCCCTTCATGATGACCTCCGCCATTTTGAGTTTCTTTTGCTTGATGGCGCGCAGGCGGGTTTGAGTTGGCGGACGATTTTGAACAAACGCGAGAATTACAGCGTTGCTTTTGACAGTTTTAACCCTCAAAAAATTTCCCGTTACAAAGATGCCAAAATCAACAAACTTCTTGCAGATGAGGGCATCGTCCGCAATCGGTTGAAAATTCATTCGGCAATTAAGAACGCCCGTGTTTTTCTTCAGATTCAAAAAGAGTTCGGTTCTTTTGATTCTTATGTGTGGCGTTTTACGGGCGGAAAAACCAAAGTCAACAAGTGGAAAACACAGTGTCAAATGCCCGCCCGCACAAAAGAGTCGGACGCTCTTTCAAGCGATTTGAAGAAACGCGGAATGTCGTTTGTCGGAACCACGATAATCTACGCATACATGCAGTCTGCCGGAATGGTGAACGACCATCTTGTGAGCTGCTTCCGCCATAAAGAGTGCGAATGA
- the proB gene encoding glutamate 5-kinase, with the protein MSVKNRNFVKNAKTAVIKIGSSVLLSGSSLDETVFGRIAKQVALLREAGIRVVIVSSGAIAAGMKQLGLSARPDTIRKKQAVAACGQSHLIRNYETAFLKNGFSVAQVLLTQDGLSDRRCFLNARGAFNELLEMGVVPVVNENDTVAVEEIMFGDNDNLAAIVAAFVEADLLLMMTNTDGVYDSNPENNSNARLLPVIEDIDAAIKKSAGGTSGATTTGGMKTKLQAAAKASAFGIPAIIADGRDFENIGKVFRSDEVGTLVVPTGEKLAARKHWIAHTLKPKGEITLDEGASKAVGGDGKSLLPSGITKVSGEFGRGDPVLCLDPQGAEVARGLVSYSSDEVERIRGAKAAEIETILGYKYGNEIMHRDNLVVSVK; encoded by the coding sequence ATGTCAGTAAAAAACAGGAATTTTGTTAAGAACGCCAAGACCGCCGTTATTAAAATCGGCAGCAGCGTTTTGCTTTCCGGTTCGTCTCTTGACGAAACCGTTTTCGGGCGGATAGCCAAGCAGGTTGCTTTATTGCGCGAAGCGGGGATAAGGGTTGTAATAGTGTCTTCGGGCGCAATCGCGGCTGGGATGAAACAACTGGGGCTCAGCGCGCGCCCCGACACGATACGTAAGAAGCAGGCGGTTGCCGCGTGCGGACAAAGCCATCTTATCCGCAACTACGAAACGGCTTTTCTCAAAAACGGTTTTTCCGTGGCACAGGTGTTGCTCACTCAGGACGGACTTTCTGACAGACGCTGTTTTTTGAACGCGCGCGGCGCTTTCAATGAGTTGCTGGAAATGGGGGTTGTTCCCGTCGTCAATGAAAACGACACTGTCGCGGTTGAGGAGATAATGTTTGGCGACAACGACAATCTTGCGGCGATTGTCGCCGCTTTTGTTGAGGCGGATTTGCTACTTATGATGACCAACACGGACGGTGTTTATGACTCCAATCCCGAAAACAATTCCAACGCCCGGCTTCTGCCCGTTATAGAAGACATAGACGCGGCGATTAAAAAAAGCGCGGGCGGCACTTCGGGAGCGACAACAACCGGCGGCATGAAAACAAAGTTGCAGGCGGCGGCGAAAGCTTCCGCGTTCGGGATTCCAGCCATCATAGCGGACGGCAGGGATTTTGAAAACATAGGGAAGGTTTTCAGAAGTGATGAAGTGGGAACGCTTGTTGTTCCAACCGGCGAAAAACTCGCCGCGCGCAAACACTGGATCGCGCACACGCTCAAACCCAAAGGGGAGATAACCCTTGATGAAGGCGCGTCAAAAGCGGTGGGCGGGGACGGCAAAAGTTTACTGCCTTCGGGAATTACAAAAGTCAGCGGAGAGTTTGGCAGGGGCGACCCCGTTTTGTGCCTTGACCCGCAGGGCGCCGAGGTCGCGCGCGGACTGGTCTCGTATTCATCTGACGAGGTTGAAAGAATTCGCGGCGCGAAAGCGGCGGAGATTGAGACGATACTCGGTTACAAATACGGCAACGAAATCATGCACCGCGACAACCTTGTCGTATCAGTGAAATAA
- a CDS encoding PaaI family thioesterase: protein MVQRLPKTKSPKKTSGMSREIENVFIDLPGNNCFVCHPQNKFGLRLKFYADDHTGEVFTTLTPERHFNGFPGIVHGGIQCAVIDELAFWTMFDKVGKIGVTTRIDLRYLAPVGFDEPMEARAKVIEREGRNVKVSASIRGAGGRDSAKAVVTYALPDRKTLNAILGEDTLKGKFERYINE, encoded by the coding sequence ATGGTTCAGCGCCTCCCGAAGACAAAGAGCCCGAAGAAAACTAGCGGAATGTCCCGCGAGATAGAAAACGTTTTCATAGACCTTCCGGGCAACAACTGTTTTGTCTGCCATCCGCAAAACAAGTTCGGGTTGCGGCTCAAGTTCTACGCTGATGACCACACCGGTGAAGTGTTCACGACTCTGACTCCCGAAAGGCATTTCAACGGTTTTCCGGGGATTGTTCACGGCGGAATTCAGTGCGCCGTTATTGACGAACTTGCCTTTTGGACTATGTTTGACAAGGTTGGTAAAATCGGCGTTACAACGCGCATTGACCTGCGCTATCTCGCGCCGGTCGGTTTTGACGAGCCGATGGAGGCGCGCGCTAAGGTTATTGAGCGGGAGGGCAGGAATGTGAAAGTTTCCGCTTCAATCAGGGGCGCCGGCGGCAGGGATTCGGCAAAGGCGGTTGTTACCTACGCTCTTCCCGACAGAAAAACCCTGAATGCTATTCTCGGAGAGGATACGCTTAAAGGAAAGTTTGAGAGGTATATAAACGAATGA
- the guaB gene encoding IMP dehydrogenase: MPDNVEQALTFDDILLVPSFSEVLPGEVDVSTSLTKSIQLSIPLVSAAMDTVTESKTAIAMAQEGGIGVIHRNLDANAQAAEVEKVKKYESGMIVNPLTVRPSHTAKEALDIMTSNGITGLPVTEENGALVGIITNRDLRFEKRLSRSVREIMTPKERLVTVKEGKVTTEKATGLLHKFRVEKLPVVDSRFRLKGMITMKDIEKIRKFPHASKDSYGRLRCAAAIGVDSGRDERVEKVKAAGCDVIFVDTAHAHSKRVIESVREIKSSFRGIEVVAGNIATAEAAKALLDAGADALKVGVGPGSICTTRVVAGVGMPQITAISKVCSVARRRGIPVIADGGIKFSGDVVKAIAFGASSVMMGNMFAGTDEAPGEVVLFQGRTYKVYRGMGSIESMREGKSRDRYAQENITETGKLVPEGIEGRVPYRGSLGAIVYQIIGGLRAGMGYVGCSDIGKLKRYSKFVQITNAGHREGHVHDVIITREAPNYRIE, encoded by the coding sequence ATGCCGGACAACGTAGAACAAGCCCTTACCTTTGATGACATACTGCTTGTTCCGTCTTTTTCCGAAGTCCTGCCGGGCGAGGTTGATGTTTCCACTTCGCTCACAAAATCCATACAACTCAGTATTCCCCTTGTAAGCGCGGCAATGGACACCGTTACCGAGTCCAAAACCGCTATAGCGATGGCGCAGGAAGGCGGAATAGGGGTTATACACAGGAATCTTGACGCTAACGCGCAAGCCGCCGAGGTGGAAAAGGTGAAAAAATACGAAAGCGGAATGATTGTAAACCCGCTTACCGTACGTCCGTCTCACACGGCAAAAGAGGCGCTGGACATAATGACCTCAAACGGCATAACGGGGCTCCCCGTTACGGAAGAAAACGGCGCGCTTGTCGGCATCATCACAAATCGGGATTTAAGATTTGAAAAACGGCTTTCCCGCTCGGTCAGGGAGATTATGACCCCGAAAGAGAGGCTTGTTACGGTCAAAGAGGGCAAAGTTACAACGGAAAAAGCCACGGGGCTTCTGCATAAATTCAGAGTGGAGAAACTTCCCGTTGTGGATTCCCGTTTTCGCCTCAAGGGAATGATAACGATGAAGGATATTGAAAAAATCCGGAAATTCCCGCATGCCTCAAAGGACAGTTACGGGCGGCTCAGGTGTGCGGCGGCTATCGGAGTGGATTCCGGCAGGGACGAAAGGGTTGAGAAAGTAAAAGCGGCGGGATGTGACGTTATTTTTGTGGATACGGCTCACGCCCACTCAAAACGGGTGATTGAAAGTGTGCGCGAAATTAAATCCTCTTTTCGCGGGATTGAAGTGGTGGCGGGCAACATAGCGACCGCCGAAGCCGCCAAAGCGCTTCTGGACGCCGGCGCGGACGCGCTCAAAGTCGGGGTGGGTCCCGGTTCAATCTGCACGACAAGGGTTGTCGCGGGAGTCGGAATGCCGCAAATCACAGCAATTTCAAAGGTGTGTTCGGTCGCGCGCAGGCGGGGAATTCCCGTCATTGCGGACGGAGGAATCAAGTTTTCCGGCGATGTCGTGAAAGCGATTGCATTCGGTGCGTCTTCGGTGATGATGGGCAATATGTTTGCCGGCACGGACGAAGCGCCCGGTGAAGTGGTTTTATTTCAGGGCAGAACATACAAGGTTTACAGGGGAATGGGTTCAATTGAGTCAATGCGCGAGGGAAAAAGCCGCGACAGATACGCTCAGGAAAACATCACTGAAACCGGCAAACTTGTTCCCGAAGGTATTGAAGGCAGGGTTCCGTACAGGGGCAGTCTCGGCGCGATTGTTTATCAGATTATCGGCGGTCTCAGGGCGGGTATGGGCTATGTCGGCTGTTCCGATATAGGGAAACTCAAGCGGTATTCAAAATTCGTTCAAATCACAAACGCCGGGCACAGGGAGGGGCATGTCCATGATGTCATCATCACCCGTGAGGCGCCGAACTACAGGATAGAGTAG
- a CDS encoding AAA domain-containing protein, with amino-acid sequence MMLRIVWNSNFREMSKSLFQKLRKELDRHIIGHREVKTALLLGILSREHIYIEGPPGTAKTMLSEIVAASAQLKFFFYQLHRDTRLSELVGDMVISKEANNEEEIIRQKIVKGGIQTAEICLLDDISRAPGESLNVLLRILNERKFFEDNLPLMTAIATSNPTADEYYNEPLDPANLDRFVLQIKSVGTSHMRDWKTAQQIISLYSERDEKVEIPKMLDRKRLDKLHAQVKATPISKEIQEGLGEFIRILVEEFGLDETNSLISDRTFLVKALKIIRANAVLNGRKSCVMKDLEVLKYMTVFRIPPDVYEQLDAILERLMTKKKARKPSNPPT; translated from the coding sequence ATGATGTTGCGTATAGTATGGAATAGTAACTTTCGAGAAATGAGCAAATCACTGTTTCAAAAACTCCGAAAGGAGCTTGATAGGCACATAATTGGTCACAGGGAAGTCAAGACGGCCCTGTTGCTCGGCATTCTTTCAAGAGAACACATATACATTGAGGGTCCTCCCGGAACGGCAAAAACAATGCTGTCGGAGATTGTAGCGGCGAGTGCCCAACTCAAATTTTTCTTTTACCAACTCCACAGAGACACGCGGCTTTCCGAACTTGTGGGAGATATGGTCATATCAAAAGAGGCAAACAATGAAGAGGAAATTATCCGGCAGAAAATCGTCAAAGGCGGAATTCAGACGGCGGAAATCTGCCTGCTTGATGACATTTCAAGGGCTCCCGGGGAATCGCTGAATGTTCTTCTACGGATACTGAACGAAAGAAAATTCTTTGAAGACAACTTGCCCCTTATGACCGCAATAGCCACAAGCAACCCCACTGCGGACGAATACTACAATGAGCCGCTTGACCCCGCCAATCTGGACAGATTTGTGTTGCAAATCAAATCGGTCGGCACCTCTCACATGCGCGATTGGAAAACCGCACAGCAGATTATATCGCTCTATTCAGAGCGGGACGAAAAGGTTGAAATTCCCAAAATGCTGGACAGAAAACGTCTGGACAAACTACACGCTCAGGTCAAAGCCACCCCCATATCAAAAGAAATTCAGGAGGGGCTTGGAGAATTCATACGCATACTTGTTGAAGAGTTCGGACTTGATGAAACCAACTCACTTATTTCGGACAGAACTTTTCTCGTCAAGGCGCTCAAGATTATCAGAGCCAACGCAGTTCTGAATGGAAGAAAATCTTGCGTGATGAAAGATCTTGAAGTGCTGAAATACATGACCGTCTTTCGTATTCCACCCGATGTTTATGAGCAATTGGACGCGATTCTTGAGCGCTTAATGACTAAAAAAAAAGCCCGAAAACCCTCTAACCCCCCAACCTGA
- a CDS encoding Dabb family protein encodes MLKHIVMWRLKDAEKNAPVLKKMLEGLAEKIPQIVKIEAGVNFNPSENSADVVLYSEFENSDALAAYQKHPDHLKVAEFLKEKATDRRVVDYED; translated from the coding sequence ATGCTTAAACACATTGTTATGTGGCGGCTCAAAGACGCCGAAAAAAACGCGCCCGTGCTCAAAAAAATGCTTGAGGGGCTCGCGGAGAAAATCCCGCAAATCGTGAAAATTGAGGCGGGAGTGAATTTCAACCCTTCGGAAAACTCGGCGGACGTTGTTTTGTATTCCGAGTTTGAGAATTCAGACGCGCTTGCCGCATACCAGAAACATCCCGACCATCTGAAAGTGGCGGAGTTTTTGAAGGAAAAAGCAACTGACAGGCGGGTTGTTGATTATGAGGATTAG
- a CDS encoding glutathione S-transferase — protein sequence MKLYTHPLSGNAYKSELLLSHLGADFEKITIDIFKGEHQTDEFKKLNPNCKIPVLVDGDFVMWESNALLFYIGRKFAPNPYFPEDPEQFGSVAQWVVFGKTTLDTPLALARFWTKYLPSDKVDAVALEQKRAEGLAALEVFNGCLAGREFLADSYTIADIACYPYVALAHEGEIDISKYPEVVKWVKRIESQPGFVSMG from the coding sequence ATGAAACTCTACACGCATCCGCTTTCAGGAAACGCATACAAATCCGAACTGCTACTTTCGCATCTCGGCGCGGATTTTGAGAAAATCACGATTGACATATTCAAAGGCGAACATCAGACCGATGAGTTCAAAAAACTCAATCCCAACTGCAAGATTCCCGTGCTTGTGGACGGTGATTTTGTGATGTGGGAGTCAAACGCGCTTTTGTTCTACATTGGGCGAAAATTTGCTCCGAACCCCTATTTTCCCGAAGATCCCGAACAATTCGGCAGTGTCGCGCAGTGGGTTGTTTTCGGGAAAACAACTCTGGATACTCCACTAGCACTCGCGCGATTCTGGACGAAATACCTGCCGTCCGACAAGGTTGACGCCGTTGCTTTGGAGCAAAAACGCGCCGAAGGGCTCGCGGCGCTTGAAGTTTTTAACGGTTGCCTCGCCGGGCGTGAATTTCTCGCGGACTCATACACAATAGCCGACATTGCCTGTTATCCGTATGTCGCGCTCGCGCATGAGGGCGAGATTGATATCTCGAAATATCCCGAAGTCGTCAAGTGGGTAAAAAGGATTGAGTCTCAACCGGGTTTTGTCTCAATGGGCTGA
- a CDS encoding VWA domain-containing protein, with product MTPPEGMDIPSDPKGQPEQSAGEEDNKELSDKTTSSKSFRAGDIDENVTRQKKNDETAQNIKMIMKVLEGNFQRNIATKTSHPGGMPRRWRRMNSFDIEDADPLEFFLWSDTASPTLPRVQFRERESTGGEIAILRDVSTSMMGTYSEWASSVVRGVIELARTKNMRCGYLEFNHKADPYERQKGKRSIFSREYPWLMDMAESTDCSGNTNYEEALKTIVSEFKGRGRRNKHILFITDGIPTSGDIRLEDDDKEARRRAPLLNKKEELTDHLNAGAPNRNTKAPRPLREIVKKTQQLGIRIHSIFIGSKNYPPILQKISEETFGAQFVAFRDNEEIMQVERKDKFISDYARKTEKDESYDPIKAAFSHKIHTITGKL from the coding sequence ATGACACCGCCTGAGGGAATGGACATTCCGTCCGACCCCAAAGGACAGCCCGAGCAGTCTGCGGGAGAAGAAGACAACAAAGAGCTGTCCGACAAAACAACTTCAAGTAAATCCTTCCGCGCCGGAGACATTGATGAAAATGTGACCCGGCAGAAGAAAAACGACGAAACAGCACAAAACATCAAAATGATAATGAAGGTTCTTGAAGGCAATTTTCAGAGAAACATAGCGACAAAAACCAGCCACCCGGGCGGAATGCCAAGAAGGTGGCGGCGGATGAACTCCTTTGACATTGAAGACGCAGACCCGCTTGAGTTTTTCCTCTGGTCGGACACCGCTTCGCCAACATTGCCGCGCGTTCAGTTCAGGGAAAGAGAGTCAACCGGAGGCGAAATCGCCATTTTGAGGGATGTCAGCACTTCAATGATGGGAACATACAGCGAGTGGGCATCATCGGTGGTGAGGGGCGTTATAGAGCTCGCGAGAACAAAAAACATGAGATGCGGCTACCTTGAATTCAACCACAAAGCGGACCCCTACGAAAGGCAGAAAGGCAAACGCAGCATATTCTCAAGAGAGTATCCATGGCTTATGGACATGGCGGAATCAACCGACTGTTCAGGCAATACAAACTACGAAGAAGCGCTGAAAACAATTGTTTCGGAATTCAAAGGGCGCGGTCGCAGAAACAAACACATACTTTTCATAACGGACGGAATTCCCACTTCCGGCGACATACGGCTTGAAGACGATGACAAAGAAGCGCGGCGGCGCGCTCCCCTGCTTAACAAAAAAGAGGAACTCACGGACCATCTTAACGCTGGTGCGCCGAATCGGAACACGAAAGCACCTCGCCCATTGCGCGAAATCGTGAAAAAAACCCAGCAACTCGGCATCCGCATACACTCAATTTTCATTGGTTCAAAGAACTATCCGCCAATTTTGCAGAAAATCTCCGAGGAAACTTTCGGAGCGCAGTTTGTCGCGTTCAGAGACAATGAAGAAATAATGCAGGTTGAGCGCAAAGACAAATTTATCAGCGACTACGCCAGAAAAACCGAAAAAGACGAAAGTTATGACCCCATCAAAGCGGCTTTTTCACACAAAATTCACACGATAACGGGAAAACTGTAA
- a CDS encoding type III pantothenate kinase — MDKSGSSENNFLAVDVGNTSVDAAMFSNGGAPVDKWRAEGHVEVPLEHSDTLAGVLAESFSVVPQSAVVGSVAESRFSLSAAKAVENAFGLKPLMADCEMETGLEIVYENPGELGIDRLANAAALFSLTGGACIAVDLGTATTFDCVSSEGTYLGGAIAAGFDSFRKGLTLGAPALPVVPAEFPRSVLGSNTRDCIKSGTMFGYALMVDAMVKSLSSKMDSVPRVFATGGFSGLFSDRCETFSTTDPLLTLKGLVIILIKNGKLFSL; from the coding sequence GTGGATAAAAGCGGAAGCAGTGAGAATAATTTTCTGGCGGTTGATGTCGGCAACACAAGCGTGGACGCGGCGATGTTCAGCAACGGCGGCGCGCCGGTGGATAAGTGGCGCGCCGAGGGGCATGTTGAGGTTCCGCTTGAGCACTCGGACACGCTCGCGGGCGTTCTGGCTGAAAGTTTCAGCGTGGTTCCGCAATCCGCGGTTGTCGGTTCGGTCGCGGAAAGCCGTTTTTCACTCTCGGCGGCAAAAGCGGTTGAAAACGCTTTCGGTTTGAAACCGCTCATGGCGGATTGCGAGATGGAAACGGGCCTTGAAATCGTCTATGAAAACCCGGGTGAACTTGGAATTGACCGTCTTGCCAACGCCGCGGCTCTGTTCTCTTTGACCGGCGGCGCGTGCATAGCAGTTGATTTGGGAACCGCCACAACTTTTGATTGCGTTTCTTCCGAAGGCACATATTTGGGCGGCGCGATTGCGGCGGGATTTGATTCGTTCCGCAAAGGTCTCACGCTTGGCGCGCCCGCGCTTCCGGTTGTTCCCGCCGAGTTTCCACGTTCGGTTCTGGGCTCAAACACCCGGGATTGCATCAAGTCGGGAACTATGTTCGGCTATGCCCTCATGGTTGACGCGATGGTAAAGTCTCTGTCATCAAAGATGGACTCCGTGCCGCGAGTTTTTGCCACCGGCGGATTTTCCGGGCTTTTTTCAGACAGGTGCGAAACTTTTTCCACCACAGACCCTTTGCTTACCCTGAAAGGACTTGTGATAATTTTGATTAAAAATGGAAAACTTTTTTCTTTATAA
- the guaA gene encoding glutamine-hydrolyzing GMP synthase, with the protein MKQTILVIDFGSQYTRIIARRIREQGVFSEIKPHTITAEQVREISPRAIVLSGGPSSVWDNDAPGLDGEIFETGIPILGICYGMQLLVRMLGGEVEESSKREFGPATVEISDSEDGLFAGLSGSADVWMSHGDKVAKLPDGFEITARTLNAPVAAIKHSGKKIFGTQFHPEVAHTPKGGEMLANFLFKTAGCEKIWNPEAFIENTVAAIKKQVGSARVICALSGGVDSSVTAALLRKAVGDALVCIFVDTGLLRLDEGDEVVRMFAEYGIEVKRVNEEEGFLGKLAGVSDPEKKRKIIGREFIKVFEREAKKISDAKFLAQGTLYPDVIESANTGGAAATIKTHHNVGGLPEKMNLKLVEPLRELFKDEVRNVGRHLGLTGGIIDRHPFPGPGLAIRVLGEIKPESVDMLRRADAIYIDEIRKAGIYNEIWQAFAVFLPVRTVGVMGDKRTYDNVIALRAVTSTDGMTADWAKIPPETLEKISTRIINEIEGVGRVVYDISTKPPGTIEWE; encoded by the coding sequence ATGAAACAGACCATTCTTGTAATTGATTTTGGGTCTCAATACACACGCATTATAGCCCGCCGCATACGTGAGCAGGGTGTCTTTTCCGAGATTAAACCGCACACAATCACAGCGGAGCAAGTGCGCGAAATATCGCCTAGAGCGATAGTGCTTTCGGGCGGACCTTCAAGTGTCTGGGACAATGACGCGCCCGGTCTTGACGGTGAAATCTTTGAGACGGGAATTCCGATTCTCGGCATCTGTTATGGAATGCAGTTGCTTGTCCGTATGCTCGGAGGAGAGGTGGAGGAGTCTTCCAAAAGGGAGTTTGGACCCGCGACTGTTGAGATTTCAGATTCGGAGGACGGGCTGTTCGCGGGGCTTTCCGGTTCTGCGGACGTGTGGATGTCCCACGGAGACAAAGTCGCAAAATTGCCGGACGGGTTTGAGATAACCGCCCGAACCTTAAACGCTCCCGTGGCGGCTATAAAACACAGCGGAAAAAAAATCTTCGGCACACAGTTTCACCCCGAAGTGGCGCACACTCCCAAAGGCGGGGAAATGCTTGCCAACTTTCTGTTCAAGACCGCCGGATGCGAAAAAATCTGGAATCCCGAAGCGTTTATAGAAAACACGGTTGCCGCGATTAAAAAACAAGTGGGTTCCGCGCGCGTGATTTGCGCTCTTTCGGGCGGTGTTGACTCATCGGTAACCGCGGCTCTTTTGCGCAAGGCGGTCGGGGACGCGCTTGTATGCATATTTGTTGACACCGGTCTTTTGCGTCTTGATGAGGGTGATGAGGTTGTGCGGATGTTTGCCGAATACGGTATTGAGGTGAAGCGCGTGAACGAAGAAGAGGGTTTTCTGGGAAAACTCGCGGGCGTTTCAGACCCTGAGAAAAAACGTAAGATTATCGGACGCGAATTCATCAAGGTTTTTGAGCGCGAAGCGAAAAAAATCAGTGACGCGAAATTTCTCGCTCAGGGCACGCTCTACCCGGATGTGATAGAAAGCGCGAACACCGGCGGGGCGGCGGCTACAATCAAAACCCATCACAATGTTGGCGGGTTGCCGGAGAAGATGAATCTCAAACTTGTTGAGCCGTTGCGCGAGCTTTTCAAGGATGAAGTTAGGAATGTGGGAAGGCATCTGGGGCTTACCGGCGGCATTATTGACCGCCATCCGTTTCCCGGTCCGGGGCTCGCGATTAGAGTTTTGGGAGAAATTAAGCCCGAGTCCGTTGATATGCTCCGGCGTGCGGACGCCATATACATTGACGAGATACGAAAAGCGGGGATTTATAACGAGATATGGCAGGCGTTCGCGGTTTTTCTTCCCGTGCGCACGGTTGGTGTTATGGGAGACAAACGAACCTATGATAACGTTATCGCGCTCAGGGCCGTAACCAGCACGGACGGAATGACTGCGGACTGGGCGAAAATTCCACCCGAAACGCTTGAAAAAATATCAACGCGAATAATAAACGAGATTGAAGGGGTGGGGCGTGTTGTTTATGACATTTCCACCAAACCGCCCGGAACTATTGAATGGGAGTGA